The Leptolyngbya sp. 'hensonii' sequence TGCCTGGATCAGTATCACTGGCCCCAAACAGGTTTCTGGCTGGGTCCAGGCCCAGTTTGTGCTCAACCCCCGGAAGACGCCCCTGCAGGACCAGATGCGAGTTCGTACCCTGGATGGAGATGCATTGAATGTGCGGGTGTCCGCTAATCCTGGCGATCGCATCATTGGTACAGTGCCCAACGGGACGGTGGTGACGGTGCTGGACCATGAAGGCTACCGGGCTAAAATTAAAACACCGCAAGGATTAACGGGCTTTGTAGTGGATCAGTATCTGGATTGTCTGTGATGATTTGATCTTTAGACTTCTAAGGATCCTGGAGTTCTGTCTTGTAAAACTGCAAGTAGGATGATCGGAAATTGTCAGAAGTGATAGGGTGATAAGAAATTTCTGGAGTTAAGGGTAGAAATTGTCGTGAATCCCCCTGTAAATTCATCGATCGCCCCATCAAACCTGAATCAGGCAAAGGCAACACAGGCTCGCAAAGCCGATCATCTCAGAATTTGTCTGGATGAAGATGTCCAGTTTCGCCAGACCACAAACGGTCTGGATCGCTATCGATTTATCCACTGTTGTCTGCCAGAACTCGATCGCACGGAGATTGACCTCAGTACCCTATTTCTGGGCAAACGTCTGGGATCTCCTCTGCTGATCTCCTCGATGACCGGGGGCACCCAACTGGCAAAGACAGTCAACTACCGCCTGGCAGAGGTGGCTCAACACTACCGCCTCGCGATGGGTGTGGGGTCGCAACGGGTTGCCGTAGAAAATCCCCAGGTGGTGGATACTTTTGCGGTCCGGCGGGTGGCCCCTGATATTCCCCTGTTTGCTAATCTGGGAGCCGTGCAGTTGAATTATGACTATGGTCTGGAGCAATGTCTGCAGGCAGTGGATTCCCTGGAGGCCGATGCCCTGATCCTGCACCTGAATCCCCTGCAGGAATGTGTGCAGTCCAGGGGAGACACCAATTTCCGAGGTTTGCTGGCTAAGATAGCGACCCTCTGTCAGTGCCTGCCTGTGCCTGTGATCGCGAAGGAAGTTGGGAATGGAATTTCTGGAGCCATGGCCCAGAAGCTGATAGAGTCTGGGGTCAGCGCGATCGATGTTGCTGGGGCCGGAGGCACTTCCTGGGCTAAGGTAGAAAGTGAACGGGCAGAGGATGAACTCCAGCGACGGCTGGGTGCTACTTTTGGAGACTGGGGCATCCCTACATCTGATTGCCTGGTTTCGGTGCGATCGGTGGCTCCAACCATTCCCCTGATTGCTTCTGGAGGATTACGCAATGGTCTGGAGGCTGCTAAGGCAATCGCCCTGGGTGCGGATCTCGTGGGGATGGCCCTGCCGTTCCTGCAGGCAGCCTGTGAGTCAGAAGCGGCCCTCCATGGCCTCACCAGCCTATTAATTGCTGAGATGACCACAACCCTGTTTTGCACCGGCTGTCGAGATCTGGGGATCCTGAGATCGGCGGGTGTTCTGCAGCGATTGTAATAGAATTGAGCTTTAATCCTCTTGCCAGTTCCCATGCGCGACTTCCTGAAATACACACTTGCCAGCCTGACTGCCCTGGTTCTCTTTTCTGGGTTAAGTGTGGTCGGCCTTGCCTTCCTGCTGATCGCGATCGTCTCCAGTGTCGATACGGGTCCCCAGGTGAAGAATAAATCAGTTCTCACCTTTGACCTGTCCACCAGTATCACCGATACAGGGCCTGTCGCCACGCGAAGTGAGGTTTTGGAGGAGGCCTTCTCCGATCGGCCCAGCACGTCTCTCTCTCTCCGCGCCGTGTTGGAGACTCTGGATCGGGCTGCCAAGGACGATCGGATTGTTGCCCTGTATCTCTTCGGCAATCTGGAGTCCAATGGAGGGACGAGCTTTGCCAGCCTGCAGGAAGTACGTCAGGCACTGGAACGCTTTCGTGGGAGTGGGAAAAAGATTATTGCCTATGACACCAACTGGCGTGAACGGGAGTATTACTTGGGGTCCGTGGCCAACACGGTGATCCTGAACCCCTCCGGCCTGAT is a genomic window containing:
- the fni gene encoding type 2 isopentenyl-diphosphate Delta-isomerase, whose translation is MNQAKATQARKADHLRICLDEDVQFRQTTNGLDRYRFIHCCLPELDRTEIDLSTLFLGKRLGSPLLISSMTGGTQLAKTVNYRLAEVAQHYRLAMGVGSQRVAVENPQVVDTFAVRRVAPDIPLFANLGAVQLNYDYGLEQCLQAVDSLEADALILHLNPLQECVQSRGDTNFRGLLAKIATLCQCLPVPVIAKEVGNGISGAMAQKLIESGVSAIDVAGAGGTSWAKVESERAEDELQRRLGATFGDWGIPTSDCLVSVRSVAPTIPLIASGGLRNGLEAAKAIALGADLVGMALPFLQAACESEAALHGLTSLLIAEMTTTLFCTGCRDLGILRSAGVLQRL